Part of the Candidatus Falkowbacteria bacterium genome is shown below.
GACAAAATATTCCTAATCATTTTGTGTCGCTTAAAGGTTTGTATTATAAACAGGTGATTCTTGATATTTTAGCTTACTTAAAATTATTAGATGATCATCATGAGCCCGCTTCACTATATCGCGCGCTTAACTTAGCAAGCTTCAGAGTTGATCATGAAAACCTTCTGATTCTCAATAAATGGGGACGCAAAAAACTTTGGTCTTTATTTGAAACTCTACAGCACGCTGATTTAATCAATGAATTAAGCGATAAAACACGCAAAAACATTAAACATCTGCTTGATTCTATCAAGCATCATTCTGACTTAGCTAAAAATGACAAAGCTTCTAAAGTCTATTTACATACCGTTAGAGATCTAATTATTGAACACTTAGACCAAGATCTTGATCAAGAATCTTTCTCTTTCTTAAATCAGTTTTATTCAAAAATAAAAAACTTTGAGTCAGCTGATGAGCAGGGTACGCTTAAAGATTTCTTAAGTTTGATTGCCTTAGAAATGGAAGCTGGCGAAACTGGCGGTTTACGTTTTAATTTTGATGACGCTGATACAGTTAAAGTCATGACCGTACACGCCGCCAAAGGTTTAGAATTTGAGCATGTCTTTATCGTTAACTTAGTTGACCGAAAATTCCCGGTTGATAATCGCGGCGAAAAAATACCTATTCCTGAAGAACTCGGCGGAGTAATAAACACCAGTAAAGATTCTCACATTGAAGAAGAGCGCCGTTTGTTTTATGTTGCGATGACACGCGCTAAATTTGGTTTGTACTGTACTGGCGCTCGTGACTACGGTGGACTACGTGATAAAAAACCATCTAAGTTTGTTAATGAAGCTGAACTACCAACGATCGCTTCTAAAGCCGCTATTAAAAATGAATTTGAACGCGACTTAGAACAAATTGATAACACTCCAGATCGCGTGCAATATGCCTTACCTGAAAAGTTCTCTTTTTCACAATTAAAAACTTTTCAAAACTGCCCTTGGGAATATAAATTTATTTATATCTTAAAAATGCCGACCGAAGATACTTCTTATTTTACTTTTGGTCGCGTGATTCACTCTTGCTTAAGACAATTCTTTTTGCCGCTCCTAACTAACGCCTGGCAGCAACCGAGTTTGTTTAATGATGAAGATGCCAAGGCAGCCGACTTAAGCTTGAAAAAATTACTTGAGCTTTATGATGAGTACTGGGTAAACAGTGGTTACCGCGACAAACAAGAAGCTGACGATTATAAAGCGCTTGGTAAAAAAATGTTACAAACTTTGCAAAAAGAGTTAGGTGATGAAAAACCAGTTATTGCTTTCCTAGAAAAAAAGTTTAACTTATCTTTAGGCAAAGAAATTTTAACTGGCGCCATAGATCGCGTTGACAAGCTCGCTGATGGAACTTTTGAAATCATTGATTATAAGACTGGCCAAAAACCAAAAACTTTTGGCTTTGAACAAAAGCAACAATTACTACTTTATCAAGCAGCCTTAGAAGAGAACTTTAAGATGAAAATTTCTAAACTCAGTTTTTACTATCTAAAGGATAATGAGAAAGTAAGCTTCACAGCAAAAGACGGGGAAATTGATAAAGTTAAGCAAAAAATGCTTGATTTAATTAGCGAAATCAAGAGCTTTGACTTTACTCCTCGACCAGGCATTATGTGTAAAAACTGTCCTTATAAAAAAATGTGTGAGTTTACCCAAATCTAAGTAGAAAACAACAAGCAAAAAGTGTATAATAACAATACTTTATAGTTGCTAATAATTATGACTCTCCGAACTTATTTAGCTTTAATGATAATCGCCACGCTAATCGCCTGGCTTGGCTTTGGTATTGTTGTCTTAACAGTTGATCCGCAAACAACTAGCTGGATTGGAATTGCTCTATTTTACATAACCTTACTAATTTCTTTGTCTGGTTCTGCTGCAATTATTGGTTTTATTGTTAGATTCTTATTCTTAAAACATGAACTTGTTGCGCGCTCAGTCATAGTTGCTTTTAGGCAAGGTTTTCTCGCCGCTGTTATGATAACAATAATCATGTTCTTTCTTTCCCATAAACTATTTAATACATTAAATGTTATCCTCCTTATTTTAGGGGTAACCACGCTAGAATTTTTGCTACTAGGCTTAGAATCTGAGCGTCTTAAAAATGAATAATTACATATGCTATCATTCTTAACAAATCTTTTCTCAAACAAAAATAATAAAACTAAATTTCCTAAGGTCGTAGTTGGGCAAATTGTGGCAATTGAAAATCATCCTAACGCTGATCGCCTACAACTTGCGACCGTTAACGTCGGCAAACACTTAAAAGTAGTTTGTGGAGCACCAAATATTTCCATTGGACAATTGGTTCCAGTTGCCTTAGTTGGGGCAGCCCTACCTAACGGAATTGTAATCCAGCAAGCCAGTATTAGAGGAGTTGATTCTGAAGGTATGATTTGTGCTGAAGATGAACTCTGCATTGGTCATGACCATTCTGGTATAATCGTTTTCTCTGAAGGGAAAATTGGCGACACAATTGATAAATATATTAAAAAATAATTAAAACAAATATGTCTTTTATTACTAATAGCCAAGATATCTTATTTCTAGTGCTAGCTTTCTGCGCTTTATGGTTGACAGCTTTTATCGTTTGGCTACTTTATTATGCTGTCATGACAGTTAAACAAGGTTATCATGCAGTCAAACAAATAAAAGAAAAAATTCAAGCAGTTGATGAAATCATAACCATGGTCAAAGAAAAAATTACTTTTACTACTTCATACTTAAGTTTGATTGTTACAGGAGTTAAAAAAATGATTGATCTTTTGGGGACTAGCGAAGAAAAAAAGAACCGCAAAAAGAAGTAAAAAATGGATTGACCCGTCAATGACTTTATGTTATTATATATTGGTTATTTAGAGTATTTAACACCACGCATATTAGTAGTAAATTAAAGCAAATATCAGTTAATTTACTGTTATCTTTGCTAAAATTTATCATTCATATAAAGAGGCTCACTACCGCTTTTTTTGTTACTGTCATACTGAGTCCAATTATCTGGCTCGTTCAGCTAATATTTAGCGGCCTGATTGTGCCTTCTTACCGAGCCTACATTTTGCTTACAAAAAAAATATTGGACTCTAGTCAGATATCATCTACTCGAGGGAAAATTTCTGGTATTTTGATGGGTAGAATAGCTGTCCACTCACTGATAATCATCTTAGGAATATTTCTTATATATAGTAATTTAGCAGTAAAGCAAAAAGTAACATCATCTGATGAGTTGGTTGGTAAAACTAAATTAGCCAACCTAATTGGCGAGGATAGATCAGACTCTGGACAACTAATAGAAGACTACCCAAATCTCAATGTTGCTGTGTTGGACAGAAGATTTAAATATGGTGAGAACTCTCTAAGATCAAAAGTGAGCATCCTAACAAAAGAACAAGGTCAGACTGAAGAAAGTGCTACCAAGATAGTAGAAAAGCGGTCGACGGCAATAAGCTACACAATACAAAATGGCGACACAATCAGTAGTATCGCAAGACGCTTTGGAATTAGTATAAATACTATTCTATGGGAAAACGACCTTAAGGCTACTAGTCTAATTAAACCGGGTAACCAGTTAACAATCCTACCAAGCTCTGGTGTCGGACATACTGTTGTTCGCGGACAAACCTTAGGTGCAATTGCAAAGCTATATGACGTTAGCGAACAAGACATTCTTAAGGCCAACGGCATAAGCAATCCTAACCAAATTAAAATTGGCGAGAAACTTTTAATCCCAGGTGCTAGCCAGCTAGCTAGTGCTTCAGGCAATACAATTGTTAAAGCAACAACTAAACAAGTTTCTTTAGGCGCTGAAAAATTAAGAGCTATTATTTCTAGCGATAGAGATTCGACAGCCATAATTCCTGCTGGAGGAAGAATGGCGTGGCCAACAACCGGACATAGAATCACTCAGTACTATTCTTGGCGACATACCGGAGTAGACATTGCCGATCATATTGGAACACCAATCTACGCGGCTGACTCCGGCGTTGTTACAACGGTTGGCTATAACCGAGGTGGTTATGGTAACCAAATTATTATTAGCCATGGTGGTGGGAAAACAACACGTTATGGTCACCTTTCCGCTTTTGACGTGGTAGTTGGACAAAAGGTTACCAAGGGGCAATATATTGCCGCCATGGGTTCAACCGGCCGTTCAACAGGACCGCACCTTCACTTTGAAGTTATGCTAAACGGAGCACGTTATAACCCGCTTAACTACACTCGTTAATTGACTGATTCTTAATCTTAAGTTAAATTAAAAGAAAATATGAGTTTCATTATTGGCTTAATCATGACCGTAGCAGGCGCACTGATAACTATAAAATCAGAGGCTGTGTTTGGTTTCTTTGGTCGCATTGAATTCTTTGAAGAAAAGTTAGCCAGTTCAGGGGGTTCACGACTAGGTTACAAATTATTTGGCTTACTTCTCTTCTTTCTAGGTGTTTTAACCATGACTGGTTTAATTACCGGCTTTATGGAATTTATACTTTCACCTTTACTAAAATATTCTAATCCAGATTTAAGTTAAAATTATATGATATTAAAACCAGGCGAAAATATAGGGCAAAATTCCGAAACTCCAGAAAATACAGAAGGATTTTTAGTTGACAGTGTCATTGAAGACAATAATTTTTTACCAGAAACAGAGGAAGACAAGAAAAAAAACGAGGAGAACAGAGCAAGTTTTGAAGCACGACTAGAGGGCCTTTCCAGGGATGAAAAATGGGATGTTATGCGTGGCTATAACCTAGGGAAAGAAGCTCATCGAACACAAAAAAGAGATTCTGGCGAAAGATATTTTGAACATCTAAGAAGTGTAGCTCTAATCTTGATTGATGAATGTCAAATAAAAGATCCGAATTTAACTATTGCTTGCTTATTGCACGATTCAATTGAAGACTCTCCTATCTTTGGTAATTCTAATCTAGCTTACTCGGCCTGGAAAGAAGAAAGTGATTATCATTTAAGCAAAACTTTTAACAAAAAAGTGTCTGAGCTCGTCATTGGATTAACTAAACCAAAGGTTGATGGAGTAGAAATTAAAAATAAGAAGGAAGCCCATGATGCTTATATTAACAACTTGCTACAAGGTTCTCCTGACACAATTCTCTTAAAAATGTGTGACAGATTACATAATCTTAGATCACTAAAAAATAACACTCCCGAGAAAAGACTAAAAACAATCAAGGAAACAAAGGAAGTCTACTTGCCAATATTCCAAGAAGCTCTACTTGCCTATCCCAATGCAGGCGCCAGTCTTCTGGAAAAAATAAACAAGGAGATTGAAGCCGTAGAGCAGATGGATTAGTCCTCGCCCTAGACAATAAGCTTATTTTAGTTTAAAATCTTTAAGTATCAAATAACTTCAGTTAAATTTGAGGTTATTCTTGGGCCCTTAGCTCATTTGGTAGAGCACCGCGTTTGCAACGCGGGGGTGACCGGTTCGAGCCCGGTAGGGTCCACCAAATTTAAAAGCAGATCGTTTTGATCTGCTTTTATTAATTAGAATTTTCGGACTTTACCAATTATTCTCCCTAATCAAAACCGTCTCCAATCCTCCATTCATTAAATTTATTGTAATACCCTTTAGCATGTTGCCCTTCTAACCATTTCAATTCTTTTAGCCATATATTAATTTGTTCGCCAAAAGGAATTTTAAATAAAACTATTTCTGTACTTAATGGCTCCTTTGTGTGATAGGGATCAAAACGATTCAATATACTAAGAAGATATATAATCTTTTTCTGATCGGATATGGTCATTTTATTTAACGAGGAATCAAAGGAATCACCAATAATTTCATTTTTTTTACGCATGAAGACAAAGGGGAAAGAATGCTTCTTAACATCATATTTTTTCATTTCATACATTTTTTCACCATTTTTATCAAAAAATATAAAGCTTCTATCGCTATGGGAAACTTCTTCGTAACGATAAATAGGTAAAAACTCTTTATTTCTTTCGGCCCAATTTAGAGTCCAGGCCTGAGCAATTATTGGGACACTTAAATCAAGCACTCTTACATGAGGTACTTTTTGTACCTTGTTTATATCAACGTGATTCTTTATAAAACCAAACACCTCAAAAAACGCTTTGATTTTAATAGGTGTTGTAACCTTTTCTTCTTCCTTCATTTTGGTTGAAAATTCGTTTTTCATCATTATTTATCCTTATTTTTTGGTTATTTAATTGTTAATGTTCTATCTCTAGAATATACTATTGACATATTTATTCAACCTATTCCGTATAAAGTTTATAAAAAAATGCTCTAGCATTCACAATATACCTATAAACATTGACATTTATGAGTATATATGATACCCTAAATTGTAGTCGGAAAGTTACGACTAATTCATAAATATGAACATAAAAAACATTCTGGCAAAACTTGATATTAAAGACAAGAAAGCCGATCTATATCTAGCTTGCCTAGAATCAGGTGGTTCAACGGCTTATTTCCTGGCCAAGAAGGTGGGCTTAAAAAGACCAACTGCCTATGATGCCCTCTATTCCCTATTAAAAGAAGGCTTAGTTCATGCTTCTATCAAAAAGAATAGTAAATACTTTTATCCAGCTGACCCGGAAATACTAATGCAAAAATTAAAAGAGAAAGAGCAAGACTTACTATCAGCCTTGCCAATATTACAGAGCTTATATAACTCACCAAAAATAATACCGAATGTAAAATACTTTGAGGGCAAAGAAGGAATTAAAGAAATGAGCAATGATAGTTTAAAAACTCTTAAAAAGGGCGGCGAAATACTAATCTTTTGCGGCGACGATGTCCTACGTTATATTCCCAAATATGCTGAGGAATATATAAAAGCTAGAGTTGATAAAGGCATTCGAGTACGAGGTATTTATAAAAAAACTCCAGAAATTATAAAATACATGGATAAAAACCTAGCCCAACTTAGAACTGTTAAAATAGTTGATGAAAAATTTTTACCGATGAATAATGAAATTAATATCTACGGTAATAAGATAGCGATTTCAAGCTATGGCAAAGAAATGTTTGGCATGATAATTGAATCTGAAGAAATCGCTAGATCACAAAGGGCAATTTTTGAGCTAGCTTGGCGCGGCGCCAATGAAATATGCTAATATAATTATAAAATGATATAATTATATTACTAATTAACAATTTACAAAATATGAAAATGACTCCATTGGGCATGATTGCCCTAATTCTAGTTATTGTTGGTGGTTTAAACTGGGGACTAGTTGGTATATTCAACTTTGACCTAGTTGCTTTCCTATTAGGGAAAATGAGCTCAGCAACACGCATAGTCTACGCTCTAGTTGGCCTAGCCAGCGTTTACATGATTTACGTAGCTGCCAATAGAAAGAGCTAATCCTTTTACCCTACCCCCAACCCCTCCCCGCGCATAGCGCAGGGAGGGGTGTCTTATATTCACGTAAACACTGAGATGAATTAGTTGTATAGACTAAGAACTATTAAGGCATTAAAAACACCAAGGGGTTTGGGGGCTGAATCGAGCGCCGTGATTGTCGATATAAAAGGCAAACAATGTAATAGCGAGTTGAAGCCCCCAAAGCTTTTGTTACTTTTGGCTACAAAAGTAAGCCCTAGCGGCAGCGTTTATTAGTATTTTGCTAAAGAAAAAACATTTATTTATATAAATCCAGGAGAGTCCGAAGAAGAGGCATTCTATGATATAATAAGCTATATCTATGGCCACTAAAAAGAAGAAAAAACTACTAATTATTGACGGTCACGCCCTGATTCACAGGAGCTTTCATGCCTTGCCTACGAGCATGACAACCAGTAAAGGCGAGATAGTAAATGCTGTTTATGGCTTTACGTCTTTTTTGTTAAAGGCTATTAAAGAGCTAAAGCCTGACATGGTTGCTTTGACTATGGATAAAAAAGGTCCAACTTTTAGGCACGAATCTTACAAAGAATATAAAGCCACGCGCGTTAAAGCTGCCGATGAACTATATGAACAAATTCCGCGAGTTAAAGAATTAGCAACTATTTTAGCCATCCCTATTTTTGAAGTGGCGGGCTTTGAAGCTGATGACCTCATCGGAACTTTATCTAAAAGAATAAAAGACGCTGAAAAAATGATTGTCACGGGCGACTTAGATACTTTGCAGTTAATTAATAAAGACACGAGAATCTATACCATGAGCCATGGCTTAACTGATAGTTTTATTTACGATGATAAGGCGGTTGAAGAAAGATTTGGCTTAGGTGTTGATCAAATGATTGATTATAAAGCATTACGCGGCGACCCCAGCGATAATATTCCTGGAGTTAGAGGAATCGGTGAAAAAACTGCCGTGGAACTTCTACAAAAATTCAAAACCGTCACTAATCTTTATAAAAATATTAATGACCCGTGGATTAGACCACGTATTAAAGAATTACTAGTTGAGCATAAAAAAGATGCTTTGATGAGCTATGATTTAGCAACCATTAAACAAGATGTACCACTAGAGTTTGATGAAGCCGATCTTAACTTTGGTAATTTTGATTTAGAGAAGGCGGTTAATTTTTTCCGTGAAATGGAGTTTAAGTCCTTAATCCCCCGCTTATTACAATTAAAAACCACTAACTCTTCTAAGGAACAAAATGTTACTCGCTCTGAAGACAAATTTGATCGTGATACAAAAATATTTAATTACGAAATTATTGATGATGAAAAGAAATTCAAAGCTTTTCTAAAAAAACTAAAACTACAAAAAAAATTCGCCTTTGATATTGAAACTAGTGGTCTAGATAGTACTAATGATCGTTTAGTTGGGTTAAGTTTTGCCTGGACAGCCGGTGAAGCTTATTTTGTAGTAGTAAATCAAGAGCCATTAAACGGCAAAGTTACTAAAGATTTATTTTCCTGGAACAAGCAAACTAAAACCACGGCTCATCCTTGGTTAACATTACTCAAACCAATCTTAGAAGATGAAACAATTAAAAAAATTGGTCATAATGCGAAATTCGATATTGAATTTTTATATCACTTCGGCATCCGTCCGGCTGGGCTATATTTTGACACTATGATTGCTGCCTATGTTCTAAACCCCGGCAATCGCCAATATAGTTTAGATGCGGTTAGTTTAGAAAAGTTAGAATTTGAAAAAATTTCTAAAGATGATTTATTAGGCAGCGGCAAAACTAAACAAACTTATGGCACGGTTGATATTAAACGCTTAGGAATTTACGCTTGCGAGGATGCTGATTGCACCAATCGTTTAGCTAAAATTTTAGAGCCAGAATTAAAACAAGAGAAATTAGATAAAATATTTTCTAAAATCGAAATGCCCTTAGTTGCTTGTTTAATTGACATGGAACTAAATGGTATTGAATTAGATATTACTTATCTAAAAAACCTAGAAACAAAAGTTGATGCTGAAATTGAAACTTTAGAAAAAAAGATTTACCAATTGGCGGGCATGACTTTTAACATTGCCTCACCTAAACAAATGCAAGAAGTTTTATTTACTAAATTAAAACTTTCTACTTTTGGAATTGGTAAAACTAAAACCGGAATATCGACTGGTGTTGACGAACTAATGAAGCTAAAAAAGCAGCACCCAATTATTGAGCAAATCATGGAATATAGAGAGCTAGCCAAGCTGTCTTCAACTTACATCAAAAATTTGCCTTTATTGGTTAATCCTTTGACTAAGCGCCTTCATACCACTTTTAACCAAACAATCGCCGCTACGGGCCGTTTATCGTCAACAGAGCCTAATTTACAGAACATCCCAGTAAAAACAGAGCTTGGACGCCTTATTCGCCATGCTTTTGTGGCTCCAAAAGGTTGGGAATTGATCAGTTTTGACTACTCTCAAATTGAGCTTCGTTTAGCTGCTCATTTATCAAAAGACCCTGGGCTAGTTAAAGCCTTTAAAGCCAACCAAGATATTCACACGGCTACAGCGGCTGCTATTAACCAAGTTGATGTCAGTAAGGTAACGAAAGATATGCGCCGGGCCGCTAAGGCTGTTAACTTTGGAATTTTATATGGACAAGGCCCACATGGTTTATCACAAACCGCGGAAATTCCTTATGAAGAAGCGAAAGATTTTATTGATCGCTATTTTGCAACTTATGTTGGTATTAAAAAATATATTGATCACACAATCGTCCAAGCGCAAAAAACTGGCTATGTTGAAACTCTATTTGGTCGCAAAAGATTCTTGCCTGACATAAATGCTAAAGCTGTTATGGTTCGTCGTAGCGCCGAAAGAATGGCTATCAATACTCCGATCCAAGGAACGGCGGCTGATATGATAAAATTAGCCATGATTGAGGTTTATAAATTCTTGAAAACTAAGTACCAAGATAAAATTAAATTGTTACTTCAGGTGCATGACGAATTATTATTTGAAATTGATCCAAGTATAATTAAAAGTGCGGCGTCGGAAATCAAAACCATAATGGAAAATGTTTTAGCGCTTGATGTACCAGTCCTAGTCGATATTAAACATGGTAAAAATTGGCAAAACATGGAAGAAATAGTCTTACGCTGAAGCTACAGACTATAAATTATTTTAATATATGAAATTAAATGAGCTAAAAAAACAAAATATTATTTTACTTGGTCTAGGCGCTGAAAATTTTTTCTTAACTTTATGGTTAAGAGAGCAAGGCCTAACTAACACTATAACAATCTGGGATACTTTAGCGGCTGATAAGTTAGGTGAACGTTATAAATTTTTAGTTAAAGATAAAAACATTAACTGGATTTTAAATAAAAAATTACCAGAGCTAAAAAGCTATTCTTTAATTGTGCGCTCCCCCGGTGTATTTATAAAACCGGAACACAGAAAAAAATTAACTCGTAAATTAACTGGGCCAATGCAGTTGTTTATGGACTTTTGTCCTACTAAAAATATTGTTGGCGTCACCGGCACTAAGGGCAAAGGCACAACTTCTAGCCTAATTTACAATATTATTAAAACTGCTAAGAAAAAAGTTTGGCTAGGCGGTAATATTGGCGTTGCACCATTTTCTTTTATTAACCAAATAAAACCGACTGATTGGGTAGTTTTAGAATTATCTAGTTTTCAGCTACAAGAAATAACAACTGGCCCTAAAATTGCTGTTTTTACTAATTTTTCCCCAGAACATTTATCACCAGCTGATCCTAATAATCCTAACCATCATCATTCACTTAATGATTATTGGCAGTCAAAGTTAAATATTACCAGAGCTACTAAATTAGCTGTTATTAATCAAAGACTAAAAGGGAAAATTAAGGATAAAAAACTTAAGCTTAAATTTTTTAATTGTTCTAATTTAGCGTCTAACTTACCGGGTGAGCATAATAAGGAGAACATCGCCGCGGCAATATTAGTAACTAAAGCTATCAAAATCCCTGATGCTATTATTACCAAAGCAGTCAAACAATTTAAGGGCTTAGAGTATAGAATTGAAAAAGTTGGGGACAAAAATGGCGTTGAATATTATAATGACAGCTTTGCTACAACTCCAGAAGCTACTCAGACTGCTCTAAAGTCATTCTCCAGACCAATTATATTATTAGCCTCAGGCGCAGAAAAAAAATCAGATTTTTCTAAATTAGCTAAAGACATTACTAAGCGAGTAAAATATCTAGTTTTATTCAAGGGTCAAGCTACGGCTCGCCTAAAGAAAGAAACTATTAAAGCCGGCTTCAAAACTACTAATATTGTGATTGCTAAAAGCATGAACGACGCCGTAAAAAAAGCGCAAAAGAAAGCTAGCAAGGGCGATATTATTTTAATGTCCCCAGCCACAGCAAGTTTTGGTATGTTTAAGAACTATAAAGATAGAGGTAAACAGTTTAATCAAGCGCTTAACTAAAATAAAAAAGTATATCCTTCTTGCTGGATATACTTTATTAAGTAACACATTTTTTGTTTCTTATTCTTTGGACACAGGAAGTATGTTTGTATATTCTTTAAATAAACTAACTACCTTCTGATAGAAAGATGCCCAGGTTTCTTTTTCCTGATCAAAATCTTTCAACCACTCTTCATATACTTCACTTTCTTCTCCTTCACTGTAATCACATCTACAAACGCTGCCGTCTTTTTCGAGATAGAAATCATCATAATCATCACTCTGCATGCTAATTAAATGCTTGCAGCTGCTTGGAATACGGAGATCAATAAGATTATCGGGGTTATCGCCATTATACAATGAAGCCTTTACTCCCGGTATTAAAGAAAACAGATCTACCCATCCCTGCAGTCTTGTCTTGAAATCAGATGATAGTTTTTTTATCTCATCGATTCCAAGTAGATCGCTTGTTGGAACAGCAGGAAGAGTCATCTTCACGCCAGTTGTGGCTAAAGAAATTAGATGCCAGGCCGAACTGTAATCATATTCATTAATTTCATCCCCGACTCCAATAATTGAAACGCTTCCATCGGCCATAAAAATTGCACCGGCCTCTGCTTTTCTGTCGTCTGTCATGTAGTCTCCAAAATAGAATAAAGATTTTGGAAATATAACTGTAAAAACCGGCTCCTTAATTGGGATGTAAAAGCTATTTTTTAGCTCGTTTATATCCGTTGGATCATCTGAGAACTTGATGACCGGCTGTCTCTTAAGAAAGCCTTTCCACTCACTGATCCGTTGAACCGCCTCATTTATTGAAGCAAGGTCATCAGTTGGAACTTTTGCTATCTCCATTATTTATTTCCTTTCCCTCGCGGGCTTTTATTTTTAAATTACTAGCTTTTTTCTGATTTATTGGACTATAACATGTTACTATATTTTTGTCAATAATACTCGCCTGATTGACAAATCTATCTAAAAAACATACTTAATTCTTTAAACAACGTACTGACCCAGAATATGTTTTACCGACAGATGATCTTATGACCTTGGTATAATTCCCTGTAATTCCGTTTGCCCAAATATTTCTAACATAATAACTTACAGCCGAATATTCGCTAGCTGAAATAAAACCACCTGATGAACCTCGATAGGTAAAAGTAGAACCATCAGGAGAGCGCGATCCAGCAAAATATCCGCTGAAGCCACTTGTATTACACAAAGGGTTGCCATTACAAGATATAAGACTTTGAGCAACATCATCTGATGCTAATTTAAGTCCGGCGCTTTCGCACTCAAAACCAGTCGACCAACCAAAACGACTACTTGTACAAACCACTGAGCTACTATCCTTCAAATAATTTTCTAGCACATACCACTCAGCATCAGTGGGAATATGCCAACCACTAGGGCATAAACCCTGATGAAGATTTGTAATAGAGGCAGCGCAACTTCCAGCATCACAAGAACCTGGTAGATCCATAGCCGCGGACCAAAGATATAACGCATAACCATTTTGGCAGTCATTCTCAACTCCTCTTTGATATGTATACGAGGGACTACTACAATAAGGCGGCACTCCGGCTACACAATTGTTTGACACACAATCTCTTTCTGAACCATTAGTTAAATTAGTTAACGCTACTCCATTCGGTCTGGTCTTTGTTTTTAAATTTTGCTTCAACCAACATTGAGCTCCAATTTGCACCGTAGAATA
Proteins encoded:
- the murD gene encoding UDP-N-acetylmuramoyl-L-alanine--D-glutamate ligase; translation: MKLNELKKQNIILLGLGAENFFLTLWLREQGLTNTITIWDTLAADKLGERYKFLVKDKNINWILNKKLPELKSYSLIVRSPGVFIKPEHRKKLTRKLTGPMQLFMDFCPTKNIVGVTGTKGKGTTSSLIYNIIKTAKKKVWLGGNIGVAPFSFINQIKPTDWVVLELSSFQLQEITTGPKIAVFTNFSPEHLSPADPNNPNHHHSLNDYWQSKLNITRATKLAVINQRLKGKIKDKKLKLKFFNCSNLASNLPGEHNKENIAAAILVTKAIKIPDAIITKAVKQFKGLEYRIEKVGDKNGVEYYNDSFATTPEATQTALKSFSRPIILLASGAEKKSDFSKLAKDITKRVKYLVLFKGQATARLKKETIKAGFKTTNIVIAKSMNDAVKKAQKKASKGDIILMSPATASFGMFKNYKDRGKQFNQALN
- a CDS encoding prepilin-type N-terminal cleavage/methylation domain-containing protein, with protein sequence MRQNKKQQSGFTLIELLVVIAIIGVLSTMAIIALGNARTKARDAKRVADIKQIATALELYYADNNSYPTIITPGNSLVSPDGTKTYMGKIPTNPTPMNDGSCSNIDYSYSTNSNNSFFSVSTCVGSSSSNINAGVASYSPTGLFCCGQNVSDIDGYSYSTVQIGAQCWLKQNLKTKTRPNGVALTNLTNGSERDCVSNNCVAGVPPYCSSPSYTYQRGVENDCQNGYALYLWSAAMDLPGSCDAGSCAASITNLHQGLCPSGWHIPTDAEWYVLENYLKDSSSVVCTSSRFGWSTGFECESAGLKLASDDVAQSLISCNGNPLCNTSGFSGYFAGSRSPDGSTFTYRGSSGGFISASEYSAVSYYVRNIWANGITGNYTKVIRSSVGKTYSGSVRCLKN
- the polA gene encoding DNA polymerase I is translated as MATKKKKKLLIIDGHALIHRSFHALPTSMTTSKGEIVNAVYGFTSFLLKAIKELKPDMVALTMDKKGPTFRHESYKEYKATRVKAADELYEQIPRVKELATILAIPIFEVAGFEADDLIGTLSKRIKDAEKMIVTGDLDTLQLINKDTRIYTMSHGLTDSFIYDDKAVEERFGLGVDQMIDYKALRGDPSDNIPGVRGIGEKTAVELLQKFKTVTNLYKNINDPWIRPRIKELLVEHKKDALMSYDLATIKQDVPLEFDEADLNFGNFDLEKAVNFFREMEFKSLIPRLLQLKTTNSSKEQNVTRSEDKFDRDTKIFNYEIIDDEKKFKAFLKKLKLQKKFAFDIETSGLDSTNDRLVGLSFAWTAGEAYFVVVNQEPLNGKVTKDLFSWNKQTKTTAHPWLTLLKPILEDETIKKIGHNAKFDIEFLYHFGIRPAGLYFDTMIAAYVLNPGNRQYSLDAVSLEKLEFEKISKDDLLGSGKTKQTYGTVDIKRLGIYACEDADCTNRLAKILEPELKQEKLDKIFSKIEMPLVACLIDMELNGIELDITYLKNLETKVDAEIETLEKKIYQLAGMTFNIASPKQMQEVLFTKLKLSTFGIGKTKTGISTGVDELMKLKKQHPIIEQIMEYRELAKLSSTYIKNLPLLVNPLTKRLHTTFNQTIAATGRLSSTEPNLQNIPVKTELGRLIRHAFVAPKGWELISFDYSQIELRLAAHLSKDPGLVKAFKANQDIHTATAAAINQVDVSKVTKDMRRAAKAVNFGILYGQGPHGLSQTAEIPYEEAKDFIDRYFATYVGIKKYIDHTIVQAQKTGYVETLFGRKRFLPDINAKAVMVRRSAERMAINTPIQGTAADMIKLAMIEVYKFLKTKYQDKIKLLLQVHDELLFEIDPSIIKSAASEIKTIMENVLALDVPVLVDIKHGKNWQNMEEIVLR